Proteins encoded together in one Riemerella anatipestifer window:
- the pyrH gene encoding UMP kinase, with protein MKYKRILLKLSGEALMGNLQYGIDNDRLKEYAAEIKKVVDQGCEVAIVIGGGNIFRGLAGAAKGMDRVQGDYMGMLATVINGMALQGALEDIGIKTRLQSAIEMDKVAEPFIKRRATRHLEKGRVVIFGAGTGNPYFTTDTAATLRAIEIGADVILKGTRVDGIYDSDPEKNKDAVKFNSLSFDEVYEKNLKVMDMTAFTLSQENKLPIIVFDMNKEGNLLKVVQGEEVGTVVRN; from the coding sequence ATGAAATATAAAAGAATCCTTCTCAAACTTAGTGGTGAAGCACTTATGGGAAACCTACAATACGGTATAGATAACGACAGACTAAAGGAATATGCCGCAGAAATTAAGAAAGTAGTAGACCAAGGTTGCGAGGTCGCTATCGTGATAGGAGGAGGTAATATTTTCAGAGGGTTAGCAGGTGCTGCTAAAGGAATGGATAGAGTTCAGGGCGACTATATGGGAATGCTAGCAACCGTTATCAATGGTATGGCTCTACAAGGTGCTTTGGAAGACATTGGTATTAAAACAAGACTACAATCTGCCATTGAAATGGATAAGGTAGCTGAGCCTTTTATTAAAAGAAGGGCAACTAGACACTTAGAAAAGGGGCGAGTAGTCATCTTTGGAGCTGGTACGGGTAACCCTTACTTTACTACGGATACTGCGGCTACACTAAGAGCTATAGAAATAGGTGCTGATGTTATCCTTAAAGGTACTCGTGTAGATGGCATCTACGACAGCGACCCTGAAAAGAATAAAGATGCAGTAAAATTCAACAGCCTTTCGTTTGATGAAGTTTATGAAAAGAATTTAAAGGTAATGGATATGACTGCCTTTACTCTCAGCCAAGAAAACAAACTCCCTATTATTGTTTTTGATATGAATAAGGAAGGAAATCTACTAAAAGTAGTTCAGGGCGAAGAAGTGGGAACTGTGGTAAGAAACTAA
- the frr gene encoding ribosome recycling factor: MEEIQLILDNARQEMDAAIKHLEHAFLKIRAGRASTAMVQDVMVEYYGSPTPLNQVANISIPDAMTIAIQPWDRSAIKDVEKGIINSNLGFAPSNNGDTIILNVPPLTEERRKDLAKQAKAEAEQTKVTVRNARQDAMKDLKKLDGVSEDIIKDTENEVQQLTDKYISMIDYHYKHKEVDIMKI, from the coding sequence ATGGAAGAAATACAGTTGATATTAGACAATGCTCGTCAGGAAATGGACGCTGCGATTAAACACCTAGAACACGCTTTCTTAAAGATTAGAGCTGGGCGTGCTTCTACGGCTATGGTACAAGATGTAATGGTGGAATATTATGGTAGCCCTACGCCTCTTAACCAAGTTGCGAATATTTCTATCCCTGATGCGATGACTATTGCTATCCAACCTTGGGACAGGTCAGCTATTAAGGATGTAGAGAAGGGGATTATTAACTCTAACTTAGGGTTTGCTCCGTCTAACAATGGTGATACTATTATCCTAAATGTACCCCCGCTAACTGAAGAGAGAAGAAAAGACCTTGCAAAGCAAGCTAAAGCGGAAGCAGAACAGACTAAAGTAACTGTAAGAAATGCAAGACAAGACGCTATGAAAGACCTTAAGAAGCTAGACGGTGTATCCGAAGATATTATTAAAGATACCGAAAACGAGGTTCAGCAACTTACAGATAAGTACATCAGCATGATAGACTACCACTACAAACACAAAGAGGTGGATATTATGAAAATATAA
- the tsaE gene encoding tRNA (adenosine(37)-N6)-threonylcarbamoyltransferase complex ATPase subunit type 1 TsaE, translating to MEFKISTIEEWQEVIHQILPQLKHPILLLKGNLGVGKTSFTQFLLKTLGSTDEVSSPTYAIVNEYACPKGNIYHFDLYRMKSIDEAFDIGIEEYLETGFLSIIEWPEIYEPELEGIPYHEMKIENIEGERHIVFK from the coding sequence ATGGAATTTAAAATATCTACCATCGAAGAGTGGCAAGAAGTTATCCATCAAATTTTGCCTCAACTAAAACACCCTATCCTTTTATTAAAGGGAAACTTAGGTGTTGGTAAGACCTCTTTTACTCAATTTTTATTGAAGACTCTTGGCAGTACAGACGAGGTTTCCTCCCCTACTTACGCCATTGTAAATGAGTATGCTTGCCCAAAAGGCAACATCTATCATTTTGATTTATATAGAATGAAATCCATTGATGAGGCATTTGACATCGGTATCGAAGAATATCTAGAAACAGGTTTTTTATCTATCATTGAATGGCCAGAAATTTATGAGCCTGAACTTGAAGGAATCCCCTATCACGAGATGAAGATAGAAAATATAGAAGGAGAAAGGCATATTGTGTTTAAATGA
- a CDS encoding alanine dehydrogenase: MSSTIFTPFKEEQLLPKEERLEIIKKGQRLFIGVPKETCLNEKRLCLTPDAVQVLTQNGHQVVVESGAGKGSFFTDLQYSEAGAIITNDPKEAFGQQLILKINPPTEEEIDYLKPSAFLISALQVNLQTPHYFKKLAERKITAIAFEFIKDEYQQLALVRLIGEIAGNVSILYASELLAQSNGLMLGVITGVRPTEVVVLGAGIVGEFATKTAIGLGANVRVFDNSLAKLRRLHNFINNRVSTSIIDPKELTKSLRRADIVIGALQRHNLPPVVTEEMVQLMKKGSVIIDLTIDYGKSIETAELTTQENPTIIKHEVVHSGIPNLTSKTPRTTTKAISNFFLSYLLQSDHEGGLETMLLKNTSSKDSIYMYKGRHTKKIICEKFGLNYHDINLLTF; encoded by the coding sequence ATGAGTAGCACTATATTTACTCCATTTAAAGAAGAGCAGCTTCTACCAAAAGAAGAAAGATTAGAAATTATAAAAAAAGGACAAAGACTTTTTATAGGTGTTCCTAAAGAGACTTGCCTAAACGAGAAAAGACTATGCCTAACTCCTGATGCAGTACAAGTTCTCACACAAAATGGTCACCAAGTAGTCGTAGAAAGTGGAGCAGGAAAAGGTTCATTTTTTACAGATTTACAATACTCCGAAGCAGGAGCTATCATCACTAACGACCCTAAAGAAGCTTTTGGACAGCAACTTATACTAAAGATAAACCCACCTACAGAGGAAGAGATTGATTATTTAAAGCCTTCAGCTTTTTTGATTTCAGCACTACAAGTTAACCTTCAGACGCCTCATTATTTTAAAAAATTAGCCGAAAGAAAAATCACTGCTATTGCTTTTGAATTTATTAAAGATGAATATCAACAATTAGCTTTAGTAAGGCTTATTGGAGAAATTGCAGGTAATGTTTCTATCCTTTATGCTTCAGAACTTTTAGCTCAGTCTAACGGCTTAATGCTTGGCGTCATTACAGGTGTAAGACCTACCGAAGTAGTGGTTTTAGGAGCAGGTATTGTGGGCGAGTTTGCTACAAAAACGGCTATCGGTCTAGGTGCTAATGTTAGGGTTTTTGATAATTCTTTAGCCAAATTAAGAAGATTACATAATTTTATAAACAATAGGGTTTCTACCTCAATTATTGACCCTAAAGAACTGACGAAAAGTCTCAGAAGAGCCGATATTGTAATAGGAGCTTTGCAAAGGCATAATCTTCCTCCTGTTGTAACGGAAGAGATGGTACAACTCATGAAAAAAGGCAGTGTAATTATTGACCTTACTATTGATTACGGAAAGTCTATTGAAACCGCCGAACTTACCACCCAAGAAAATCCTACAATTATAAAACACGAGGTGGTTCACTCTGGAATTCCAAACCTGACTTCTAAAACGCCTAGAACTACAACTAAAGCTATTAGCAACTTCTTCCTAAGTTACCTATTACAATCTGACCATGAAGGAGGTTTAGAAACTATGCTTCTAAAAAATACCAGCAGCAAAGATTCTATATACATGTACAAAGGCAGACATACAAAGAAAATTATTTGTGAAAAATTTGGATTAAACTATCACGATATAAACTTATTAACCTTCTAA
- a CDS encoding DUF4258 domain-containing protein, protein MRKLKFYLIGVIPGFIIVFFVLNQKGVSCSGYLPNSRVIAETLSKEFSYSEEFKTQMQHLQITESFLKDSLITHGEIDFQKSNAQKKPCPSYLLYYPKKNPMYEISFEKCEKEARFFNLKSLK, encoded by the coding sequence ATGAGAAAACTCAAATTTTATTTAATAGGAGTTATACCAGGATTTATTATTGTATTTTTTGTACTTAATCAGAAAGGAGTGAGTTGTAGTGGCTACCTTCCTAACAGCCGTGTAATAGCAGAAACCCTATCTAAAGAGTTCAGCTATTCTGAGGAGTTTAAAACTCAAATGCAACACCTACAAATCACTGAAAGTTTTTTAAAAGATAGCCTTATTACCCACGGTGAAATAGATTTCCAAAAGAGTAATGCTCAAAAAAAGCCTTGCCCTTCTTATCTACTCTACTATCCTAAAAAAAATCCGATGTACGAAATCAGTTTTGAAAAATGTGAGAAAGAAGCTCGTTTCTTTAACCTTAAATCTCTTAAATAA
- a CDS encoding prephenate dehydrogenase, giving the protein MVVGLIGVGLIGGSMALKLKSKNTSIKICGTDNSINHLNEALALGIIDEADDLENTVKKADLIIIAIPVDATQKILPNVLDLLDQHQTVMDTGSTKLGIVNAIKNHENRNRFVASHPMWGTENSGPKSAQLDSFSGRVAVLCDAKDSAKDAVEKVSEVYQLLEMNLVEMTSEQHDIHTAYISHISHITSYALANTVLEKEKEEDTIFQLASSGFSSTVRLAKSHPEMWVPIFKQNKENVLDVLNEHISQLRKFKAALEKENYDFLEELIKNANKIRGILK; this is encoded by the coding sequence ATGGTTGTAGGACTAATTGGCGTTGGGTTAATTGGTGGTTCAATGGCTTTAAAGCTGAAAAGTAAAAATACCTCAATAAAAATATGTGGTACAGATAACTCCATAAACCACCTCAACGAAGCCTTAGCATTAGGCATCATAGATGAAGCTGATGATTTAGAAAATACGGTAAAAAAGGCTGACCTCATCATCATAGCGATTCCTGTAGATGCTACCCAAAAGATACTACCTAATGTATTGGATTTACTAGACCAACATCAAACCGTAATGGATACTGGTTCTACAAAGTTAGGGATTGTAAATGCTATCAAAAATCATGAAAATAGAAATCGTTTCGTAGCTTCGCACCCTATGTGGGGGACGGAAAACAGCGGACCTAAGTCAGCCCAATTAGACTCTTTTTCTGGTAGAGTAGCTGTTCTTTGCGATGCTAAAGATTCTGCAAAAGACGCTGTGGAAAAGGTATCCGAAGTTTACCAACTTTTGGAAATGAACCTCGTGGAAATGACTTCCGAACAGCACGATATACACACGGCTTATATTTCGCACATTTCACACATTACCTCTTATGCTCTAGCCAATACGGTTTTAGAAAAAGAGAAGGAAGAAGATACTATTTTCCAGTTAGCCAGTTCGGGATTTTCTAGCACGGTAAGGTTAGCAAAATCTCACCCCGAAATGTGGGTTCCTATCTTTAAACAAAATAAAGAGAATGTACTAGATGTACTTAATGAGCATATTTCTCAATTAAGAAAATTTAAAGCTGCATTAGAGAAAGAAAATTATGATTTCCTAGAAGAACTCATCAAAAATGCCAACAAAATAAGAGGTATTTTGAAATAA